A window of Solanum stenotomum isolate F172 chromosome 3, ASM1918654v1, whole genome shotgun sequence contains these coding sequences:
- the LOC125858863 gene encoding uncharacterized protein LOC125858863, with protein MGTCRDGHFNLDVEMIARILRVDIEKMPRFPIKDCQTGVLKAYVISISRRKVYLDCKRAFEKVYDTWEGSFAELPRFMEALKHFSLVTIVEWKTERRVDVIENVFNYVFWTFKPCIDGFVFCRPXTLQSCNNS; from the exons ATGGGTACGTGCCGCGATGGACATTTCAACTTGGATGTTGAGATGATTGCTAGAATCCTTCGTGTTGATATAGAAAAAATGCCAAG gTTTCCCATCAAAGACTGTCAAACAGGCGTTCTTAAAGCATATGTCATTTCGATAAGTAGAAGAAAAGTCTATCTTGATTGCAAGCGTGCTTTTGAAAAAGTCTATGATACTTGGGAGGGTTCTTTTGCCGAGTTACCGAGGTTCATGGAAGCTTTGAAACACTTCAGTCTTGTAACAATAGTTGAATGGAAAACAGAGCGTCGTGTCGATGTCATTGAAAATGTATTCAACTATGTGTTCTGGACTTTTAAACCATGCATTGATGGATTTGTGTTTTGTCGTCCTNAAACACTTCAATCTTGTAACAATAGTTGA